A section of the Diabrotica virgifera virgifera chromosome 8, PGI_DIABVI_V3a genome encodes:
- the LOC126889790 gene encoding uncharacterized protein LOC126889790, producing MERELLMELGGGAFKRTADSLVAKGVDIDNFEKFVLHLQENSVSVNIISVPGSRIAHFDQLKPTGLKSFKGTNSIHQIIYVKGSKFIQARKFSCTNCSFEEECTHYGMGQIELQVESTHGSKEVESHHHEINQIQTQRPSTSNSPSFNKLSVDDVYTESEDEQEDSGVLPQIQPNDYVVVKLASKKAVKYFIGLILANDYHLSDFSVKFLKKISSNKFVFVGDKVWSVDRSDIVVKLGQPLLNNREQYVFHDVTNLNFVLD from the exons ATGGAAAGGGAGCTCCTGATGGAATTGGGGGGGGGGGCATTTAAAAGAACTGCCGATTCTTTGGTAGCAAAAGGTGTTGACATTGACAATTTTGAAAAGTTTGTGCTACATCTGCAAGAAAATAGTGTATCTGTCAATATTATTTCTGTTCCTGGGTCAAGAATAGCTCATTTTGATCAGCTAAAGCCCACAGGATTAAAATCATTTAAAGGAACAAATAGCATTCACCAAATTATATATGTGAAAGGATCCAAATTTATCCAGGCAAGAAAGTTCAGCTGTACAAATTGCTCTTTTGAAGAAGAATGTACCCACTATGGTATGGGGCAAATTGAACTACAAGTGGAATCTACACATGGCAGTAAAGAAGTGGAATCTCATCATCATGAAATTAACCAAATACAGACTCAAAGACCATCTACTTCAAACT CTCCGTCATTTAACAAATTATCTGTCGATGACGTTTATACTGAGTCTGAAGATGAACAAGAGGATTCTGGTGTTCTGCCGCAAATTCAACCAAATGACTACGTTGTAGTTAAGCTGGCGTCAAAAAAGGCAGTTAAATATTTTATCGGACTTATTTTAGCAAATGATTATCACCTCAGTGACTTTAGTGttaagtttttgaaaaaaatttcatcaaataaatttgtttttgtAGGTGATAAAGTGTGGTCTGTAGATAGAAGTGATATAGTAGTTAAGTTAGGTCAACCTCTCTTGAATAACAGGGAGCAGTATGTTTTTCATGATGTGACCAATTTGAATTTTGTGTTGGACTAG